One genomic region from Nilaparvata lugens isolate BPH chromosome 3, ASM1435652v1, whole genome shotgun sequence encodes:
- the LOC120350283 gene encoding glycine-rich cell wall structural protein 1.0-like: MLMLSRRDNCQPQQVDCWWQSATGEATGGATGGGRAGGGDGGGRPVVGRPAAAGDQRRLGDQWWATGGATGGATGSGWATVAAMGGGWWWGDRWWWARWDRRGDRWWPATGGGRAIGGAGRPAAG, translated from the coding sequence ATGCTCATGCTCAGCCGGCGGGACAATTGCCAGCCGCAGCAGGTCGACTGTTGGTGGCAGTCGGCGACCGGCGAGGCGACCGGcggggcgaccggtggcggcAGAGCCGGCGGCGGTGACGGCGGCGGGCGaccggtggtggggcgaccggcggcggccggcGACCAGCGGCGGCTGGGCGACCAGTGGTGGGCgactggtggggcgaccggtggggcgactggcagcGGCTGGGCGACGGTGGCGGCGATGGGCGGTGggtggtggtggggcgaccggtggtggTGGGCGCGGTGGGACCGACGGGGTGATCGGTGGTGGCcggcgaccggcggcggccgggcgatCGGTGGGGCCGGACGACCAGCAGCGggatga